The region GCGACGTGGCAAGGCGCACCGGCGCCGTCATCGCCAACACCACGATGGAGGATGGCAAGGAACAAACGCGGGCCGCCTCGCTCGAGCTCCGCATTCCGTCACAGCATTTCGACGAAGCAGTGAGTGGACTCTCACCCATCGGCAAGCTGGAATCCGTGAATGTCAACGTCGAGGACGTCGGCGAGGAATTTGTCGACGTACAGGCGCGCATGACCAACGCGCGGCGACTCGAGCAACGTCTCACCGACCTCCTCGCCAATCGCACCGGCAAGCTCACCGACGTGCTGCGCGTCGAGAGCGAGCTCGCGCGCGTCCGTGAAGAAATCGAGCGCTTCGAGGGACGAATGCGGTATCTCAGCTCGCGCGCATCGGTCAGCACGCTCACCATCGCCCTCCACGAGGCGTACCCGATCGTCGCCGAGCATGCCGGAATGCACCCGATGCGCGATGCATTCGCCCAGGCGGGAAGGAATTTCGTCAGCCTTACAGCAGGCCTGATCGCCTCTCTAGGCATACTCGTCCCCGTTGGCCTACTCATCGGCGCGGCTCTCTACATCGCGCGGCGATTTCTCGCGAACCACGGTCTCCGCCTGCCAGAGAAGAGCGTCGGCGGCGAGCGCGCCTAACAGG is a window of Gemmatimonadaceae bacterium DNA encoding:
- a CDS encoding DUF4349 domain-containing protein, with translation MSATTRLALLFIVIAAAMTGCDADAGRRQYAHSPQAAKAAFSAGVVRIADSVSPAALDGFESRARHDTTGAAGAADRARVVVSEAEASPAPENTRTIAPPAVPQDVVPGSMLVRVGQASVQVESLDVGISRVRDVARRTGAVIANTTMEDGKEQTRAASLELRIPSQHFDEAVSGLSPIGKLESVNVNVEDVGEEFVDVQARMTNARRLEQRLTDLLANRTGKLTDVLRVESELARVREEIERFEGRMRYLSSRASVSTLTIALHEAYPIVAEHAGMHPMRDAFAQAGRNFVSLTAGLIASLGILVPVGLLIGAALYIARRFLANHGLRLPEKSVGGERA